A single genomic interval of Picosynechococcus sp. PCC 7003 harbors:
- the ccsB gene encoding c-type cytochrome biogenesis protein CcsB, with translation MDLVALQSLLDNTSFLVLFLTMLLYWGGAAFPNIPGLTGLGTLGVAIANLCMATLLGARWLEAGYFPLSNLYESLFFLAWGVTTMHLVAEWMSRSRWVGVITAPVAMGITAFAALSLPAEMQNSAPLVPALKSNWLMMHVSVMMISYAALLVGSLLAIAFLIVTKGQKIELRGSSVGNGGYRLRQPQNPTGETPATVVSFQKTEPQSNGNTAVLTSPDLQQLTTTATLSPQMLSIADTLDNISYRIIGLGFPLLTIGIIAGAVWANEAWGSYWSWDPKETWALITWLVFAAYLHARITRGWQGRQPAFLAAAGFFVVWVCYLGVNILGKGLHSYGWFF, from the coding sequence ATGGATTTGGTCGCACTCCAAAGCCTTTTAGATAACACTTCTTTTCTGGTTCTTTTCTTAACAATGCTCCTCTATTGGGGCGGGGCCGCGTTCCCAAACATTCCGGGCTTAACTGGCTTAGGCACCCTCGGCGTGGCGATCGCCAATCTCTGCATGGCCACCCTCCTAGGAGCCCGTTGGTTAGAAGCGGGATATTTCCCCCTCAGCAATCTTTATGAATCGCTCTTTTTTCTCGCCTGGGGAGTGACCACCATGCACCTCGTGGCCGAATGGATGAGTCGCAGTCGTTGGGTCGGTGTGATTACTGCGCCGGTCGCCATGGGGATCACGGCCTTCGCAGCCCTTTCTCTCCCGGCGGAAATGCAAAACTCAGCCCCCCTTGTCCCGGCCCTCAAGTCCAACTGGCTGATGATGCACGTCAGTGTGATGATGATTAGCTATGCCGCATTGTTGGTGGGGTCTTTGTTGGCGATCGCCTTTTTAATTGTCACCAAAGGCCAAAAAATTGAATTGCGAGGCAGCTCCGTTGGCAATGGTGGCTATCGACTGCGCCAGCCCCAAAATCCCACCGGTGAAACCCCGGCAACCGTAGTGTCCTTTCAGAAAACTGAACCCCAAAGCAACGGGAATACCGCTGTCTTAACGTCCCCCGATCTCCAGCAGCTCACCACAACTGCGACCCTCAGCCCTCAGATGTTGAGCATTGCCGATACCCTCGACAACATTAGCTACCGCATCATTGGCTTAGGCTTTCCCCTTCTGACCATTGGGATTATTGCCGGTGCCGTTTGGGCCAACGAAGCCTGGGGTTCCTATTGGAGCTGGGATCCCAAAGAAACCTGGGCCCTCATTACCTGGTTAGTTTTTGCTGCCTATTTACATGCCCGCATCACCCGGGGTTGGCAAGGCCGACAACCCGCCTTTCTCGCAGCGGCAGGTTTTTTTGTCGTCTGGGTATGTTATCTAGGAGTCAACATCCTTGGTAAAGGATTACATTCCTATGGTTGGTTTTTCTAA
- the cofH gene encoding 7,8-didemethyl-8-hydroxy-5-deazariboflavin synthase subunit CofH translates to MNLLQVLDAAIAGVDLTVEAGVFLLSQTEPAAIENIRVAADTLRQTLCGETVTYVVNRNLNFTNICEQHCHFCAFRRDVGDPDSFWLDQGQLQEKAAAAWAEGATELCIQGGLNPQAKRNGRSLNYYLDLVSALKDAFPGLHLHAFSPQEIEFIAREDHLSFRDVIIALKEAGVDSLPGTAAEVLDDQIRRQICPEKLKAATWLEIVSTAHHLGLPTTSTMLCGHIETPWHQVQHLAQIRQLQQQAIAEGKPAKITEFILLPFVGQLAPQVLRKKVGRDQPDLQKTLLLTAVARLFLGKWIINHQPSWVKLGLAGATTALRWGCNDLGGTLMEEHITTMAGAQGGTCLTVSQLRTAIASVDRLPAERTTLYQDRHSRRGSSADMI, encoded by the coding sequence ATGAATTTACTGCAGGTACTAGATGCGGCGATCGCTGGCGTTGATCTTACGGTTGAGGCAGGGGTATTTCTCCTTTCCCAAACGGAGCCGGCGGCCATCGAAAATATCCGAGTGGCGGCTGATACCCTCAGACAAACGCTTTGCGGGGAAACCGTCACCTATGTAGTTAACCGCAATCTAAACTTCACCAATATTTGTGAGCAGCATTGTCACTTCTGCGCTTTTCGGCGAGATGTGGGAGATCCAGATTCCTTTTGGCTCGACCAAGGACAACTCCAGGAAAAAGCAGCGGCGGCCTGGGCGGAGGGGGCAACGGAACTGTGCATCCAGGGGGGACTAAATCCCCAGGCAAAACGTAATGGGCGATCGCTCAACTATTACCTAGATTTGGTTTCTGCTTTAAAGGATGCTTTCCCTGGCTTACATCTCCACGCCTTTTCTCCCCAGGAAATTGAATTTATTGCCCGCGAAGATCATCTGTCCTTTCGGGATGTAATTATTGCCCTCAAGGAAGCTGGCGTTGATTCCCTCCCGGGTACTGCCGCAGAAGTTCTCGATGATCAAATTCGCCGTCAGATTTGCCCCGAAAAGTTAAAGGCGGCAACTTGGCTAGAAATTGTCAGTACGGCCCACCACCTGGGACTGCCGACCACCAGCACAATGCTCTGTGGCCACATCGAAACGCCATGGCATCAGGTACAACATTTAGCCCAAATTCGGCAGTTGCAACAACAGGCGATCGCCGAGGGGAAACCCGCGAAGATTACTGAATTTATTCTCTTACCCTTTGTCGGTCAGTTAGCCCCCCAGGTACTCCGCAAAAAAGTGGGCCGGGATCAACCGGATCTGCAAAAAACACTGTTATTGACGGCGGTGGCTCGCCTCTTCCTTGGCAAATGGATTATTAATCACCAGCCGAGTTGGGTCAAACTGGGCTTGGCAGGGGCCACCACTGCCCTCCGTTGGGGCTGTAATGATTTAGGCGGTACCCTCATGGAAGAGCACATTACCACCATGGCCGGTGCCCAAGGGGGAACCTGTTTAACGGTCTCTCAATTACGAACGGCGATCGCCTCAGTGGATCGCCTTCCCGCAGAACGTACCACCCTCTATCAGGATCGACATAGCCGTCGGGGGAGCTCAGCCGATATGATCTAA
- the proC gene encoding pyrroline-5-carboxylate reductase, whose amino-acid sequence MAAKFGMIGGGVMGEALLARLLKEQIYLPADVIVSEPVAERRAYLQQEYQVDVTAKNLEVAIASDVLMLAIKPQIFNQVTSELQGQQQQMRPLVLSILAGVTLTQLQSGFGDYPVVRAMPNTPAIIGQGMTAIAPGDLVSEAQVALAKQIFGAVGEVVVVPESLMDAVTGLSGSGPAFVALMVEALADGGVAAGLPRATAQQLALQTVKGTAELLQTSGLHPAQLKDRVTSPGGTTIAGVAALEAHGFRSGVIAAVTAAKARSVELGQG is encoded by the coding sequence ATGGCTGCAAAATTCGGCATGATTGGCGGCGGTGTCATGGGAGAAGCCCTCCTCGCACGGCTCCTCAAGGAACAGATTTACTTGCCAGCGGATGTGATTGTAAGTGAACCTGTGGCAGAACGGCGGGCTTATTTACAGCAGGAATATCAGGTAGACGTCACGGCAAAGAATCTAGAAGTGGCGATCGCCTCTGATGTTTTGATGCTGGCGATCAAACCACAAATTTTCAACCAAGTCACCAGCGAACTCCAAGGCCAGCAGCAACAAATGCGCCCCCTGGTGTTGTCAATCCTTGCTGGAGTGACCCTGACCCAGTTACAAAGCGGTTTCGGGGACTATCCTGTGGTGCGGGCAATGCCAAATACACCGGCGATTATTGGCCAAGGGATGACAGCGATCGCCCCTGGAGATCTCGTTTCAGAAGCCCAGGTCGCCCTCGCAAAACAGATTTTTGGGGCTGTGGGTGAAGTGGTGGTGGTACCGGAATCCCTGATGGATGCGGTTACCGGACTTTCTGGCTCTGGCCCGGCTTTTGTGGCCTTGATGGTAGAAGCCCTGGCCGATGGCGGCGTTGCGGCGGGTTTACCCCGGGCCACAGCCCAACAACTTGCCCTCCAAACGGTTAAGGGAACGGCTGAATTACTCCAAACCTCTGGCTTACACCCCGCCCAACTCAAAGACCGAGTCACCAGTCCAGGGGGCACTACGATCGCCGGCGTCGCTGCCCTCGAAGCCCACGGGTTCCGCTCAGGGGTCATTGCTGCTGTGACCGCTGCGAAGGCCCGTTCTGTCGAGTTAGGCCAAGGATGA
- a CDS encoding cell division protein SepF, with the protein MFNSIRNFLGFNESEEYEEYYEGEIDNNDYHALYPAEMPTPLPEESAPAPRRLPENPTVVSNFAMNSNTTPARNNVIGLPGVSNSPAEVVVCEPHSFEEMPQIIQALRDRRSIVLNLNMMDPDEAQRAVDFVAGGTFAIDGHQERIGDSIFLFTPNCVQVTNQASLNQEETPAAPARPAAPAPAWNDDMTPMAQAQ; encoded by the coding sequence ATGTTCAACAGCATACGTAACTTCCTAGGCTTCAACGAATCAGAAGAATACGAAGAATACTATGAAGGAGAAATTGATAATAACGATTATCATGCCCTCTATCCTGCTGAAATGCCCACCCCTTTGCCCGAAGAGAGTGCGCCTGCCCCCCGTCGTCTACCTGAAAACCCTACCGTTGTTTCTAACTTTGCCATGAACTCTAACACCACCCCCGCTCGTAACAATGTCATTGGCCTCCCTGGCGTCAGTAATTCCCCGGCTGAAGTGGTCGTTTGTGAGCCTCATTCCTTCGAAGAAATGCCCCAAATTATCCAAGCCCTTAGGGATCGACGTTCCATTGTGCTCAATCTCAACATGATGGATCCCGACGAAGCACAGCGGGCAGTGGATTTTGTTGCCGGTGGGACCTTTGCCATTGATGGCCACCAAGAACGGATTGGTGACAGTATTTTTCTCTTCACGCCGAACTGTGTCCAGGTCACGAATCAAGCTAGCTTAAACCAAGAAGAAACCCCTGCGGCTCCGGCGCGTCCGGCGGCCCCGGCTCCGGCTTGGAATGACGACATGACGCCGATGGCCCAGGCTCAATAA
- a CDS encoding YggS family pyridoxal phosphate-dependent enzyme has product MSDAIAENIARLREEIPPEVRLIAVSKTHPAAKIRLAYAAGIRDFGENRFQEAQQKQAELEDLPDIRWHFIGHLQKNKAKKAIAHFDWIHTVDSLALAQKLDQYAADLENPARCCLQIKPLPDPNKFGWEIPQLLTDLPHLATCQHLKVQGLMTILPLGLSRAATQAAFGQVFSLKEQLNQMAILPEQLTELSMGMSGDYPLAIEAGATMVRVGQGIFGARE; this is encoded by the coding sequence ATGTCAGATGCGATCGCCGAAAATATTGCCCGACTACGGGAAGAAATCCCCCCGGAGGTGCGCCTGATCGCTGTAAGTAAAACCCACCCTGCGGCAAAAATTCGCCTGGCCTACGCGGCGGGAATTCGAGATTTTGGCGAAAATCGGTTCCAGGAAGCCCAGCAAAAACAAGCGGAATTAGAAGACTTGCCGGATATCCGGTGGCATTTTATTGGCCATCTGCAAAAAAATAAGGCGAAAAAGGCGATCGCCCATTTCGATTGGATTCATACAGTCGATAGTCTGGCCCTCGCCCAAAAACTGGATCAATATGCCGCCGACTTAGAAAATCCAGCCCGCTGCTGTTTACAAATCAAACCATTGCCTGACCCAAATAAATTTGGCTGGGAAATTCCTCAACTCTTGACTGATTTACCGCACCTCGCCACCTGTCAACACCTCAAGGTTCAGGGTTTAATGACAATTCTGCCCCTAGGACTTTCCCGCGCAGCGACCCAAGCGGCTTTTGGGCAGGTCTTTTCTCTCAAGGAACAGCTGAATCAGATGGCAATCTTGCCGGAACAATTAACAGAATTATCCATGGGAATGTCCGGTGATTATCCCCTGGCGATTGAGGCTGGAGCAACAATGGTTCGCGTCGGCCAGGGGATCTTTGGGGCACGGGAATAA
- the pipX gene encoding transcriptional coactivator PipX, giving the protein MNTESYFNHPTFGMLFRICELEDKQELFTTLYAQRLFFIVNQDANGMSFESVTRMDARLKMENRLRQVRRSGAMAEFQVLQALFKRTFQ; this is encoded by the coding sequence ATGAACACGGAATCTTATTTTAATCACCCGACATTTGGCATGCTCTTTCGGATTTGTGAACTGGAAGACAAGCAGGAGTTATTTACGACGCTCTATGCCCAGCGGTTATTTTTTATTGTGAACCAAGATGCCAATGGCATGAGTTTTGAGTCGGTCACTCGGATGGATGCGCGGTTAAAGATGGAAAATCGCCTGCGTCAGGTGCGCCGCTCCGGTGCCATGGCTGAGTTTCAAGTGTTGCAGGCACTCTTTAAACGAACGTTTCAATAA
- the miaB gene encoding tRNA (N6-isopentenyl adenosine(37)-C2)-methylthiotransferase MiaB, whose amino-acid sequence MTKPRQYHITTFGCQMNKADSERMAGILEEMGYHFTEDPYAADLVLYNTCTIRDNAEQKVYSYLGRQAKRKQTKPDLTLIVAGCVAQQEGESLLRRVPELDLIMGPQHANRLQDLLEQVEGGSQVVATEPIHIVEDITKPRRDSTVTAWVNVIYGCNEHCTYCVVPGVRGTEQSRYPEAIRAEMEELGRQGFREVTLLGQNIDAYGRDLPGTTPEGRNKYTLTDLLYYVHDVPGIERIRFATSHPRYFTERLIKACRDLPKVCEHFHIPFQSGDNEVLKAMRRGYTHEKYRRIINMIREYMPDASISADAIVAFPGETEEQFENTLKLVDEIGFDQLNTAAYSPRPGTPAATWDNQLSEEVKGDRLQRLNHLVSQKAAERSQRYAGRIEEVLVEDQNPKNPSQVMGRTRGNRLTFFAGNINELKGKTVSVKITEVRPFSLTGEPIAALVTA is encoded by the coding sequence ATGACTAAGCCTCGTCAATATCACATTACCACTTTCGGTTGTCAGATGAACAAGGCCGACTCTGAACGTATGGCGGGCATTCTCGAAGAGATGGGCTATCACTTCACCGAAGATCCCTATGCTGCAGATCTCGTTCTCTACAACACCTGCACCATCCGGGATAACGCAGAACAAAAAGTTTATTCTTACCTCGGTCGCCAGGCCAAGCGGAAACAAACCAAGCCCGATTTGACTTTGATCGTCGCGGGCTGTGTTGCCCAACAGGAAGGGGAAAGTCTTCTGCGTCGTGTCCCGGAACTGGATCTGATCATGGGGCCTCAACATGCCAACCGTCTCCAGGATTTGTTAGAGCAGGTCGAGGGGGGCAGCCAGGTGGTCGCAACAGAACCGATTCATATCGTTGAAGACATTACGAAACCCCGTCGGGATAGCACGGTCACGGCTTGGGTCAATGTGATCTATGGCTGCAATGAGCACTGTACCTATTGTGTTGTTCCTGGAGTCCGGGGTACGGAGCAATCGCGCTATCCAGAAGCAATTCGAGCAGAAATGGAAGAGCTGGGGCGACAAGGATTTAGAGAAGTCACTCTCCTCGGCCAAAATATTGATGCCTATGGCCGGGATCTACCAGGGACAACACCGGAAGGTAGAAATAAATACACCCTCACGGATCTTTTGTATTACGTTCATGATGTACCGGGCATTGAGCGGATCCGCTTTGCCACCAGCCACCCCCGTTACTTTACGGAACGCTTGATCAAGGCTTGCCGGGATCTGCCGAAGGTATGTGAGCATTTTCATATTCCCTTCCAGTCTGGGGATAATGAGGTGCTGAAGGCGATGCGACGGGGCTATACCCATGAGAAATATCGTCGGATTATTAATATGATTCGGGAATATATGCCGGATGCGTCGATTAGTGCCGATGCGATCGTGGCTTTCCCTGGGGAAACAGAGGAGCAGTTTGAAAATACGTTAAAACTTGTCGATGAGATTGGTTTTGATCAACTCAATACGGCGGCCTATTCACCCCGACCCGGCACCCCCGCAGCCACTTGGGATAATCAACTCTCTGAAGAAGTGAAAGGCGATCGCCTCCAACGGTTAAATCATCTTGTTTCCCAGAAAGCAGCGGAACGTTCCCAACGCTATGCTGGACGGATTGAAGAAGTTTTAGTGGAAGATCAAAATCCCAAAAATCCCAGTCAGGTGATGGGTCGCACCCGTGGCAATCGTTTGACCTTTTTTGCGGGGAATATCAACGAACTCAAGGGTAAAACTGTCTCGGTGAAAATTACAGAAGTGCGTCCTTTTAGTCTCACGGGTGAACCCATTGCAGCCCTCGTCACTGCTTAA
- a CDS encoding MEKHLA domain-containing protein, producing MEPWQLESTIRQTQLILTNYRRWFGEHLIRVDGDRLEQAKILFESPFVVFSHGTEADPIYNYGSRLGLELWERTWEELTQMPSRQSAAAEEQAQQERYAALVDSRNYGCKRDFSAVRVTKSGRPVRIENVKLYDLLDASGEYRGQAAVFSKWTFLDEITQ from the coding sequence ATGGAACCTTGGCAGTTAGAAAGCACGATTCGGCAAACTCAGTTGATTTTGACAAATTATCGCCGTTGGTTTGGAGAGCACTTGATTAGGGTTGATGGCGATCGCCTTGAACAGGCAAAAATATTATTTGAATCGCCTTTTGTCGTGTTTTCTCACGGCACAGAAGCTGACCCTATCTATAACTATGGTTCTCGTTTGGGTTTGGAATTATGGGAAAGAACTTGGGAAGAATTAACTCAAATGCCCTCACGACAATCCGCAGCGGCAGAGGAACAAGCGCAACAGGAACGGTACGCAGCCCTTGTAGATAGTCGTAATTATGGTTGTAAGCGTGATTTTTCGGCTGTGCGAGTCACAAAAAGTGGACGACCCGTTCGGATTGAAAATGTGAAACTTTACGATTTACTCGATGCATCAGGAGAATATCGGGGTCAAGCTGCGGTATTTTCTAAATGGACATTTTTAGATGAAATCACGCAATGA
- a CDS encoding HD domain-containing protein, giving the protein MRLSERFSKALVLAETLHRTQIRKGSGTPYIAHLLGVASLVLEAGGDEDEAIAALLHDAIEDQGGLKTRDLIREKFGDRVTEIVEGCSDSFDGEKKKPWRERKEAYLQHLTTASASVHLVSMADKLYNAQSILRDYQRIGEILWTRFKGKKEGTLWYYNSLLAIFDPDHPLAQELRHTINTLEKIIRTS; this is encoded by the coding sequence ATGAGACTTTCAGAACGATTTTCTAAGGCGTTGGTGCTGGCAGAAACATTGCACCGGACACAAATTCGTAAGGGTTCCGGCACACCTTACATTGCCCATTTGTTAGGGGTTGCCAGTTTAGTGCTTGAAGCGGGTGGAGACGAGGATGAGGCGATCGCCGCTCTACTCCATGATGCCATCGAAGATCAGGGCGGACTCAAAACCAGAGATTTAATTCGGGAAAAATTTGGCGATCGCGTCACCGAAATCGTTGAAGGTTGTTCCGATAGTTTTGACGGCGAAAAAAAGAAGCCCTGGCGAGAACGCAAAGAAGCCTATCTTCAGCACCTTACAACCGCTTCAGCCTCAGTACATCTTGTTTCTATGGCCGATAAACTTTACAATGCCCAATCTATTTTGCGAGATTATCAACGGATAGGTGAAATCCTCTGGACACGCTTTAAGGGCAAAAAAGAGGGCACCCTTTGGTATTACAACTCACTTTTGGCAATTTTCGACCCAGACCATCCCCTCGCCCAAGAATTACGCCATACTATTAATACATTGGAAAAAATCATACGAACCAGTTGA
- a CDS encoding glycosyltransferase family 39 protein: MADQSIMAHDEGLYATRAKLMFDTGDWINPWQAPHHKPPGIYWIIALSYFLLGVNEIALRLPNLFLALGCVLLVYKITESLLNKQVALLAGGILCLEFLWVRYSYLANPDHVTIFLFLLVIALLGELSLGQKPNIQKSSALLFGVGLCLSLMVIFRGFLAFMLIFSLLPYLVQKKYWKQFWLYFGFIVGSLPLILWLFFSSQRFGYDSIASLINLFWSLSQEERRGNGYFYYLWTTIGLCFPWIIFAALGYYQMLSKRPWAYFLILVPPALIFIAITIYSTRLSHYSLSLYPFIAIFAAVSINGSLNHVQKQPPHQKIFDYTIFLLGILGILILGVCAGFYSSQLFGLRFISPDVSEVFKQYSLILLPLGIGWFCTALFTWQKNFSQYSLTSLLLGHWIAFCLLMASGLITDISPDFKEVVQVERVQRVAQTQQVAAIGDGKTKVLIKFYFLNFNEKIQDVKHLKKSQYVWIDTENLTEKILNYEVIANFKSWQLIRIK, translated from the coding sequence TTGGCAGACCAAAGCATCATGGCCCATGATGAGGGACTGTATGCCACTCGAGCGAAGTTGATGTTTGATACTGGTGACTGGATTAACCCTTGGCAAGCACCCCATCATAAACCCCCTGGCATCTACTGGATTATCGCCCTAAGTTATTTTCTATTAGGTGTGAATGAAATTGCCCTGAGACTTCCCAATCTCTTTCTTGCTTTAGGATGCGTTCTTCTTGTTTATAAAATCACTGAATCTCTTCTGAATAAACAGGTCGCTTTACTGGCAGGAGGGATTTTATGTTTAGAATTCCTTTGGGTACGATATAGCTACCTTGCCAATCCTGATCATGTGACAATCTTTCTTTTTCTGTTGGTGATCGCTCTTTTAGGTGAATTAAGTTTAGGCCAAAAACCAAACATTCAAAAATCGAGTGCTTTGCTTTTTGGTGTAGGATTATGTCTCTCCTTAATGGTTATCTTCAGAGGATTTTTGGCATTTATGCTAATATTTAGCCTACTTCCTTATCTAGTTCAAAAAAAATACTGGAAGCAGTTTTGGCTTTATTTTGGTTTTATAGTGGGAAGCCTTCCTTTGATACTTTGGTTGTTTTTTAGTAGTCAAAGATTTGGTTATGATTCAATCGCAAGCTTAATCAATTTGTTTTGGTCTCTCTCCCAAGAAGAACGCCGAGGCAATGGGTATTTTTATTATCTATGGACAACGATTGGTCTTTGTTTTCCCTGGATTATTTTTGCAGCTCTTGGCTATTATCAGATGCTTTCTAAGCGACCATGGGCTTATTTTTTGATTTTAGTACCTCCAGCACTTATTTTTATCGCAATCACCATATATTCAACACGTTTATCCCATTACTCTTTATCTCTCTATCCCTTTATTGCGATTTTTGCAGCGGTTTCTATCAACGGCAGCTTAAACCATGTTCAAAAACAGCCACCTCATCAAAAAATATTTGATTACACCATCTTTTTGTTAGGTATTTTGGGAATTCTAATCCTGGGAGTTTGCGCTGGTTTCTATAGTTCACAACTTTTTGGTCTACGATTTATTTCCCCAGATGTGTCAGAAGTTTTCAAGCAGTATTCTCTAATTCTTTTACCTCTGGGCATCGGTTGGTTTTGTACTGCTCTGTTTACTTGGCAAAAAAACTTTAGTCAATATTCACTTACCAGTTTATTGTTGGGTCACTGGATTGCTTTCTGTTTATTAATGGCTTCTGGATTAATTACAGATATTAGTCCGGATTTTAAAGAAGTGGTTCAAGTGGAGAGAGTTCAAAGGGTCGCTCAAACTCAGCAAGTTGCGGCTATTGGTGATGGAAAAACTAAGGTTTTAATTAAATTTTATTTTCTAAACTTCAACGAGAAAATCCAAGATGTTAAACACCTAAAGAAAAGTCAGTATGTTTGGATTGATACTGAAAATTTAACGGAAAAAATATTAAATTACGAAGTGATCGCCAACTTTAAGTCTTGGCAATTAATCCGAATTAAGTAA
- the petA gene encoding cytochrome f — MKTPELMAIWQRLKTACLVAIATFGLFFASDALFPQAAAAYPFWAQQTAPETPREATGRIVCANCHLAAKEAEVEIPQSVLPDQVFEAVVKVPYDHSQQQILGDGSKGGLNVGAVLMLPEGFKIAPADRLSDELKEKTEGLYFQSYAPDQENVVIIGPISGDQYEEIVFPVLSPDPKTDKNINYGKYAVHLGANRGRGQVYPTGELSNNNQFKASATGTIADVVVNDAGTGVITTDVIISTEAGEVTNTIPAGPEVIVSKGQAITVGDPLTNNPNVGGFGQKDTEVVLQNPARIYGYMAFVAGIMLTQIFLVLKKKQVERVQAAGQLDY; from the coding sequence ATGAAAACACCTGAACTGATGGCAATCTGGCAACGGCTAAAGACCGCCTGCCTCGTGGCGATCGCCACCTTTGGTTTATTTTTCGCCAGTGACGCCCTTTTCCCCCAAGCCGCTGCTGCCTATCCTTTTTGGGCCCAGCAAACCGCCCCGGAAACCCCCCGTGAAGCAACAGGCCGGATCGTCTGTGCCAACTGTCACCTCGCTGCCAAAGAAGCAGAGGTGGAAATTCCCCAGTCTGTCTTACCCGATCAAGTTTTTGAAGCCGTTGTCAAAGTTCCCTATGACCACAGCCAGCAACAAATTTTAGGGGACGGCTCGAAGGGTGGCCTCAATGTTGGTGCCGTTTTGATGCTTCCTGAAGGCTTCAAAATTGCGCCCGCTGATCGCCTCTCCGATGAACTAAAAGAAAAAACTGAAGGTCTCTACTTCCAGTCCTACGCTCCGGATCAAGAAAACGTTGTGATCATTGGGCCGATTTCCGGTGACCAATATGAAGAAATTGTTTTCCCGGTGCTCTCCCCCGATCCGAAAACCGATAAAAATATCAACTACGGTAAATATGCTGTCCACCTCGGTGCGAACCGTGGCCGTGGTCAGGTATATCCCACTGGTGAACTCAGCAATAACAATCAATTTAAAGCGTCTGCCACAGGCACCATTGCAGATGTTGTTGTGAATGATGCTGGTACTGGTGTCATTACCACTGATGTTATTATCTCCACCGAAGCAGGTGAAGTAACCAACACGATTCCTGCTGGCCCTGAAGTGATTGTTTCTAAAGGTCAAGCAATCACCGTCGGTGATCCTCTCACTAATAACCCCAACGTCGGTGGTTTTGGCCAAAAAGATACGGAAGTAGTGCTCCAAAATCCCGCTCGCATCTATGGCTACATGGCCTTTGTGGCTGGGATTATGCTGACTCAAATCTTCCTGGTGCTGAAGAAGAAACAAGTAGAACGGGTTCAAGCCGCCGGCCAACTCGACTATTAA